A window of Christiangramia forsetii KT0803 contains these coding sequences:
- a CDS encoding LacI family DNA-binding transcriptional regulator, with translation MKPKLTLKKIAKELDVSISTVSKALRDSHEIGEETREKIKAFAKHYNYKPNNIALSLKNRKTKTIGIIIPEIVHHFFTTVISGVEKVANEMGYNVFVCLSDNSFDKEVLNMEMLANGSTDGFILSLAKETMQKGDYHHLVEAINQGMPLVLFDRVVDDIACDKVIIDDVTGGKKAVQYLINCGCQNIALISTVDYVSVGKLRTHGYKQALVENNIEINEDLILKIEEIEDSEAEIEEFLKNKKVDGVFAVNEHFAISAIKTIQEQGKKVPEDVSVVGFTDGELSKRFIPSLTTVSQHGMKMGEESARLLIEKLERTPSEDDYYKTIIVETELVTRNSTKSKK, from the coding sequence ATGAAGCCAAAACTTACTTTAAAAAAAATTGCGAAAGAATTGGATGTGTCAATTTCCACTGTTTCAAAAGCTCTAAGGGATAGTCATGAAATTGGAGAAGAAACTCGAGAAAAGATCAAAGCTTTCGCAAAGCACTATAATTATAAGCCTAATAATATAGCGCTTAGCCTTAAAAACAGAAAAACTAAAACAATTGGTATCATTATTCCTGAGATCGTCCATCATTTCTTTACAACGGTTATTAGCGGAGTAGAGAAGGTAGCTAATGAAATGGGGTATAACGTTTTTGTATGTCTATCAGATAACTCCTTTGATAAGGAAGTCCTGAATATGGAGATGCTCGCCAATGGTAGCACAGATGGTTTTATTCTTTCCCTTGCAAAGGAAACTATGCAAAAAGGGGATTATCATCATCTTGTAGAGGCAATTAACCAGGGAATGCCCTTAGTGTTGTTTGATAGGGTTGTAGATGATATTGCCTGTGACAAAGTGATCATAGATGATGTTACGGGTGGAAAAAAGGCGGTACAATATTTAATAAACTGCGGATGCCAGAATATTGCATTGATTTCTACCGTTGATTATGTAAGTGTTGGTAAACTGCGGACTCACGGGTATAAGCAGGCATTAGTCGAAAATAATATTGAAATTAATGAAGATCTTATTTTAAAGATCGAAGAAATAGAAGACAGTGAGGCTGAAATTGAAGAATTTCTAAAGAATAAAAAGGTTGATGGCGTTTTTGCTGTAAATGAGCATTTTGCCATTTCGGCTATTAAAACTATTCAGGAACAGGGAAAAAAGGTGCCCGAAGATGTTTCAGTAGTAGGTTTTACAGATGGAGAACTTTCCAAGCGATTTATTCCAAGTTTAACCACGGTAAGTCAGCATGGAATGAAGATGGGAGAAGAATCTGCCCGGCTTTTAATTGAAAAACTGGAGCGAACTCCAAGTGAAGATGATTACTACAAAACCATTATTGTAGAGACTGAATTGGTGACTCGAAATTCAACAAAATCAAAGAAATAA
- a CDS encoding glycoside hydrolase family 13 protein — protein sequence MKQLLYFVFFILSLNAFSQVEKVEPPNWWVGFEDSSLQLMVYGDNIGKATPAIDYNGVSIEKVSKADSPNYLFIDLKISKEAKPGNFDLIFEMPDGSKETYDYELEARSKPAEDYVGFDNSDAIYLITPDRFANGDSSNDTDESLNEKSIDRNDDYARHGGDIRGIIDHLDYIDEMGFTALWSSPLLINDMKSGSYHGYAMTDFYKVDPRFGTLEEYKELAEKAEERGIKLIMDQVANHAGVEHWWMEDLPFSDWVNYQEQYENGEKIPHSNHQRTANMDLYASKVDKNRLSQGWFVDTMPDLNQRNPYMAKYLIQNNIWWIETLGLGGIRQDTYPYPDKAFMSDWAGAIMTEYPNFNIVGEEWSNNPLLIRYWQDGVDNGYDSNLRSTMDFAMQSKIVEGLNEAEGWEKGLHQLYAGLSNDFVYASPENIMIFPDNHDMSRIFTQLKEDIPNTKMALSYLLVLPRIPQIYYGTEILMENTAKPGDHGLIRTEFPGGWEDSEANAFTREGLSEDQKDMQSFLKTILNYRKNSDAIQNGKTIHFAPENQVYLISRISENEKVVLILNKNEKSIELDLERFQELGLEGSSMKNLISGEKIQWDDSLQIPERGPYLFSTKIN from the coding sequence ATGAAACAACTTTTGTATTTCGTATTTTTCATATTGAGTCTGAATGCTTTTTCGCAAGTAGAAAAAGTAGAACCGCCAAACTGGTGGGTTGGATTTGAAGATTCGAGTCTTCAATTAATGGTCTATGGCGATAATATCGGGAAAGCAACTCCTGCTATTGATTATAATGGAGTGAGTATAGAGAAAGTAAGCAAGGCTGATAGTCCGAATTACTTATTTATAGACCTCAAAATTTCTAAAGAAGCCAAACCCGGAAATTTTGATCTGATTTTTGAAATGCCTGACGGTTCTAAAGAAACCTATGATTATGAATTGGAAGCTCGTTCAAAACCTGCTGAGGATTATGTAGGATTTGACAATTCTGATGCTATTTATTTGATCACTCCAGATCGTTTTGCGAATGGCGATTCTTCCAACGATACGGATGAATCTTTAAATGAAAAAAGTATAGATCGCAATGATGATTATGCCCGTCATGGAGGCGATATTCGGGGAATTATAGATCATTTAGATTATATAGATGAAATGGGATTTACCGCCTTATGGTCTTCGCCTTTATTGATCAATGATATGAAGTCTGGTTCTTACCACGGTTATGCCATGACAGATTTTTATAAGGTAGATCCTCGTTTTGGAACTCTGGAAGAGTATAAAGAACTGGCCGAGAAAGCTGAAGAAAGGGGGATTAAGCTAATTATGGATCAGGTGGCCAATCATGCCGGGGTAGAGCACTGGTGGATGGAAGATCTTCCGTTTAGTGACTGGGTGAATTACCAGGAGCAATATGAGAATGGAGAGAAAATACCACATTCCAACCATCAAAGAACCGCAAATATGGATCTTTATGCTTCAAAAGTTGATAAAAATAGATTAAGCCAGGGCTGGTTTGTAGATACGATGCCAGATCTGAATCAGCGTAATCCCTATATGGCGAAGTATCTTATTCAGAATAATATCTGGTGGATAGAAACTTTAGGGCTTGGCGGGATTCGCCAGGATACTTATCCTTATCCCGATAAAGCATTTATGAGTGATTGGGCTGGAGCTATCATGACCGAATATCCAAATTTTAATATTGTTGGTGAAGAATGGAGCAATAATCCGTTATTGATAAGATATTGGCAGGATGGAGTGGATAATGGATATGATTCCAATTTAAGAAGCACCATGGATTTTGCTATGCAATCGAAAATCGTTGAAGGTTTAAATGAAGCGGAAGGATGGGAAAAAGGACTACACCAATTATATGCCGGTCTTTCCAATGATTTTGTATATGCTTCTCCCGAAAATATTATGATCTTTCCTGATAATCATGATATGAGCAGGATCTTTACTCAGCTAAAGGAAGATATTCCAAATACGAAGATGGCTTTGAGCTATTTACTGGTACTTCCCAGGATTCCTCAAATTTACTACGGAACAGAAATTCTAATGGAAAACACTGCCAAACCTGGAGATCATGGTTTAATTAGAACAGAATTTCCGGGTGGCTGGGAAGATAGTGAAGCCAATGCTTTTACCCGTGAAGGACTTTCCGAAGATCAAAAAGATATGCAGTCTTTTTTGAAGACGATTCTTAACTATCGTAAGAACAGTGATGCGATCCAAAATGGAAAAACCATTCATTTTGCCCCTGAAAATCAAGTGTACTTAATATCTAGAATTTCAGAAAATGAAAAAGTGGTATTGATCCTGAATAAGAATGAGAAATCTATAGAACTGGATCTGGAAAGATTTCAGGAATTAGGACTCGAAGGTTCTTCGATGAAAAATTTAATTTCAGGAGAAAAAATTCAGTGGGACGATTCGCTTCAAATACCTGAAAGAGGTCCGTATTTATTTTCTACCAAAATCAACTAA
- a CDS encoding MFS transporter, which yields MQKPRLKFWDIWNMSFGFLGIQFGFALQGSTMSRIFETLGAEKDNIPLLWIAAPLAGLIVQPIIGYLSDNTWHKNLGRRRPFFLLGAILSSIALLLMPYSSAVWMAAGLLLVLDASINISMEPFRALVADKLPDSQRSYGFVIQTLIIGIGTWIASNLPKFMNNVLDISNEAAPGVVPESVKVAFIVGAVVFIGSILVTIFTTKEYTPEEMKKFDPDSEEEKDEGMLKTILGTYALMPKIMKKLGVVQFFSWFAFFAMWTLANPALTSHIYNAPKPQIEEFAQLDAEGNIQYDADRVILFQDDQTRLEYSERDKSYNEASDDVGSKMGIYGLSSMAFALLLTFYTSRFAINRKIVHMGSLILGGIGFLLMFFIPGEPDMLYICFGLIGFAWGSILSMPYAMLSSSVESSKMGLMMGVFNMFIVVPQIIAALGGVVFLQKLIGEESIHAMSVAGIFLLLAAFSNLLITDRKAIKYDPA from the coding sequence ATGCAAAAACCCCGTTTAAAGTTTTGGGATATCTGGAACATGAGTTTTGGATTCCTGGGTATTCAGTTTGGTTTTGCTCTTCAGGGCTCTACCATGTCCCGTATTTTCGAAACTCTGGGAGCAGAGAAAGATAATATTCCTTTATTATGGATCGCCGCGCCTCTTGCAGGTTTGATAGTGCAACCTATCATTGGTTATCTAAGTGATAACACCTGGCATAAAAACCTTGGTAGAAGAAGACCTTTTTTTCTACTTGGAGCGATATTGAGTTCCATAGCTTTGCTTTTAATGCCGTATTCTTCAGCCGTTTGGATGGCCGCCGGACTTTTATTAGTACTGGATGCTTCCATCAATATTTCCATGGAGCCTTTCCGAGCTTTGGTTGCCGATAAATTGCCAGATTCACAACGTAGCTACGGTTTTGTGATTCAAACACTAATTATTGGGATAGGTACCTGGATAGCGAGCAACCTGCCAAAATTCATGAATAACGTATTGGATATTAGTAATGAAGCCGCTCCGGGAGTTGTTCCGGAATCGGTAAAGGTTGCTTTTATTGTTGGAGCCGTAGTGTTTATAGGTTCAATTCTGGTTACCATTTTTACTACGAAGGAATATACTCCTGAAGAGATGAAAAAATTCGATCCGGATTCCGAAGAAGAAAAGGATGAAGGCATGCTGAAGACCATTCTTGGTACGTATGCTTTAATGCCTAAGATCATGAAAAAATTGGGAGTGGTACAATTCTTCTCCTGGTTTGCATTTTTTGCAATGTGGACTTTGGCTAATCCTGCATTAACCAGTCATATTTATAATGCACCAAAACCTCAAATTGAAGAATTTGCGCAACTGGATGCTGAAGGAAATATTCAATATGATGCAGACCGTGTGATCCTTTTTCAGGATGACCAGACAAGATTAGAATACTCTGAACGAGATAAAAGTTATAACGAGGCCAGTGATGATGTAGGTTCCAAAATGGGAATTTACGGACTGTCTTCCATGGCTTTTGCACTTCTGCTTACCTTCTATACTTCCAGATTTGCGATCAACAGAAAGATCGTACACATGGGAAGTTTGATTTTAGGAGGGATTGGCTTTCTGCTGATGTTCTTTATTCCCGGAGAACCAGATATGCTTTATATATGCTTCGGCCTGATCGGTTTTGCGTGGGGAAGTATTCTTTCCATGCCTTATGCTATGCTGTCAAGCTCCGTAGAATCTTCAAAAATGGGGTTAATGATGGGGGTATTTAATATGTTTATTGTGGTTCCACAAATTATAGCAGCATTGGGCGGTGTAGTTTTCCTTCAGAAATTAATTGGAGAAGAATCTATACATGCGATGAGCGTGGCCGGTATTTTTCTTTTACTGGCGGCATTTTCAAATTTATTAATAACTGATAGAAAAGCGATAAAATATGACCCAGCATAG
- the gap gene encoding type I glyceraldehyde-3-phosphate dehydrogenase, which translates to MSTKIGINGFGRIGRIAFRIAAQNENVEVVAINDLLDVDHLAYLLKYDSVHGKYKGSVEVKDGNLFVDGSKIRVTSEKNPADLKWGDAGVEVVMDCTGIFTDLDNAKAHLDAGARKVVISAPSKTAPMFVMGVNHKDVKADQNIVSNASCTTNCLAPLAKVIDDEFGLVEGLMTTVHATTSTQFTVDSPSKKNFRLGRSAMANIIPSSTGAAVAVTKVIPSLKGKLTGMAFRVPTTDVSVVDLTVKTEKSTSYDEIKAAFKKAADGDYKGVISYTEEEVVSQDYVSDPHTCNFDAGAGIELNDKFFKLIAWYDNEYGYSSKLVDLAAHVATL; encoded by the coding sequence ATGAGTACAAAAATTGGAATTAACGGATTTGGGCGTATCGGAAGAATTGCTTTTCGAATAGCAGCTCAAAATGAGAATGTAGAAGTGGTAGCTATTAACGATCTTCTTGATGTAGATCATTTGGCTTATTTGCTAAAATATGATTCAGTACATGGTAAATATAAAGGTTCTGTTGAGGTTAAAGACGGAAATCTTTTCGTTGACGGAAGCAAAATAAGAGTGACATCAGAAAAAAATCCTGCAGATCTTAAGTGGGGTGATGCTGGTGTTGAAGTAGTCATGGATTGTACAGGGATATTTACAGATCTTGACAATGCAAAAGCTCATCTTGATGCAGGAGCTAGAAAAGTAGTGATCTCTGCACCTTCTAAAACGGCACCAATGTTTGTAATGGGTGTTAATCATAAGGATGTAAAAGCAGATCAGAATATCGTTTCTAACGCTTCATGTACCACTAACTGTCTGGCACCACTTGCTAAAGTAATCGATGATGAGTTTGGTCTTGTTGAAGGGTTGATGACTACAGTACACGCAACAACTTCTACTCAGTTTACAGTAGATTCTCCTTCTAAGAAAAACTTTAGATTAGGAAGAAGTGCAATGGCAAATATTATCCCAAGTTCAACAGGAGCTGCAGTAGCGGTGACTAAAGTTATTCCTTCACTGAAAGGCAAGCTTACCGGAATGGCATTTAGAGTTCCAACTACAGATGTATCTGTGGTAGATCTTACGGTTAAAACTGAAAAGTCCACGAGCTATGATGAAATAAAAGCTGCTTTCAAAAAAGCTGCCGATGGAGATTACAAAGGTGTGATCTCTTATACTGAAGAAGAAGTGGTGAGCCAGGATTATGTATCAGATCCACATACCTGTAATTTCGATGCAGGCGCAGGAATTGAATTGAACGATAAGTTCTTCAAATTAATCGCCTGGTATGATAACGAATACGGATATTCGTCTAAATTGGTAGATCTTGCTGCTCACGTAGCAACTTTATAA
- the pfkA gene encoding 6-phosphofructokinase, which produces MVKNIRNIAVLTSGGDAPGMNAAIRAVVRACSFYKLECTGIFRGYQGLIEADFEPLDARSVRNIINKGGTFLKSTRSKEFQTKEGRKKAFENLKANNVDALIVIGGDGTFTGAQLFSKEFGFPTVGIPATIDNDINGTDYTLGYDTALNTVVEAIDKIRDTASSHNRLFLVEVMGRDAGDIALNSGIGAGAEEILIPEENLGVERLLDSLRKSKKSGKTSSIIVVAEGDKSGKNIFELASYIEENMDEYEVRVSVLGHIQRGGAPSCFDRVLASKLGVGAVEALMKNKSEIMLGVHHQKVVHVDLITAIKGDAKIDKELRRVADITSV; this is translated from the coding sequence ATGGTTAAAAATATTAGAAACATCGCAGTTCTAACCTCCGGAGGAGATGCCCCGGGAATGAATGCTGCTATTAGAGCAGTAGTTCGTGCCTGTTCATTTTATAAATTGGAATGTACAGGTATTTTTAGAGGTTATCAGGGGCTTATAGAAGCCGACTTTGAACCTCTGGATGCACGTTCGGTTAGGAACATCATTAATAAAGGTGGAACTTTTCTGAAATCCACCCGTTCAAAAGAATTTCAAACAAAAGAAGGAAGAAAAAAAGCTTTCGAAAATCTAAAAGCTAATAATGTTGATGCATTAATAGTGATTGGTGGAGATGGAACCTTTACCGGTGCACAGCTTTTCAGTAAAGAATTTGGTTTTCCTACGGTAGGTATCCCTGCTACCATCGATAACGATATCAATGGTACAGATTATACTCTTGGGTATGATACCGCGCTGAATACGGTGGTAGAAGCGATTGATAAGATTCGTGATACCGCCAGTTCGCATAACAGGCTTTTCCTAGTGGAAGTAATGGGGCGCGATGCAGGAGATATTGCATTAAATAGTGGTATTGGTGCTGGCGCTGAAGAAATCCTTATTCCTGAAGAGAACCTTGGAGTGGAACGATTGCTGGATTCACTAAGAAAAAGTAAAAAATCAGGAAAGACCTCCAGCATTATAGTTGTTGCTGAGGGAGATAAAAGTGGAAAGAATATTTTTGAACTGGCTTCGTATATTGAAGAAAATATGGATGAGTACGAAGTGAGAGTTTCGGTTTTAGGCCATATTCAACGTGGTGGTGCACCAAGTTGTTTTGATCGTGTGCTGGCTAGCAAACTTGGAGTTGGAGCCGTTGAAGCACTCATGAAAAACAAGTCTGAAATTATGTTAGGAGTACATCATCAAAAGGTAGTTCATGTAGACTTGATTACCGCTATTAAAGGTGATGCCAAAATAGATAAAGAATTACGAAGGGTGGCAGACATCACTTCAGTATAA
- a CDS encoding alpha-amylase family glycosyl hydrolase produces the protein MKKFALLIMIFGLLISCKNETNKKDSSTEEVKKDSLAPVSDEMMESAVIYEANIRQYSPEGTFDAFTKDIPQLKDLGVKVIWLMPMYPISEKNRKATGGKDVEDIEDPEERKKYLGSYYSISDYSAVNPEHGTMEDFDELVQTAHENGMYVILDWVANHTGWDHAWITEHPEYYTKGKDGQITDPINDETGEPWGWTDVADLNFDNEEMRQKMTDEMLFWVKEHDIDGFRADAAHSVPTDYWESAAKTLNEVKPLIMLAEAQDPKDLFHNAFEMGYNWEGHHLMNEIAQGKKNAKDWDDYMKKVDTTFQKDDFLMNFITNHDENSWAGTVRERMGDASEAMLAMSYTIPGMPLIYSGQEYDMDKRLLFFEKDTIPKKKGKVYPLLEKLGALKNTHTALNGGKNKASYTAVKNSAEEKVLLFKREKDGESLYYVANMTDKPVAFTAEMQGDFMDYMKDSELSISKDQKMQFEPWQYKILINK, from the coding sequence ATGAAAAAATTTGCGTTGTTAATCATGATATTCGGTTTGCTGATATCGTGTAAAAATGAAACTAATAAAAAAGATTCTTCTACGGAAGAAGTTAAGAAAGATAGTCTGGCACCGGTAAGTGACGAGATGATGGAAAGTGCGGTGATCTATGAAGCTAATATTCGTCAATATTCTCCCGAAGGCACTTTTGATGCGTTCACCAAAGATATTCCACAGTTAAAAGATTTGGGCGTAAAAGTGATCTGGCTAATGCCAATGTATCCAATTTCTGAAAAAAACAGAAAAGCTACCGGCGGGAAAGATGTTGAAGATATTGAAGATCCCGAAGAGCGCAAGAAATACCTGGGGAGTTATTATTCTATTTCAGATTATTCAGCGGTGAATCCGGAGCACGGAACGATGGAAGATTTTGACGAACTGGTACAAACGGCTCATGAAAATGGGATGTATGTGATCCTGGATTGGGTTGCAAACCATACCGGCTGGGATCATGCCTGGATCACGGAACATCCGGAATATTATACCAAAGGGAAGGACGGACAGATTACAGATCCCATAAATGACGAAACTGGAGAACCATGGGGCTGGACAGACGTGGCCGATCTAAATTTCGACAATGAAGAAATGCGTCAAAAAATGACTGATGAAATGTTGTTCTGGGTAAAAGAACACGATATTGATGGTTTTAGAGCAGATGCAGCGCATTCAGTTCCTACAGATTACTGGGAGTCGGCAGCAAAGACTTTAAACGAAGTGAAGCCATTAATTATGCTGGCGGAAGCTCAGGATCCCAAAGATCTTTTTCATAATGCCTTTGAAATGGGTTATAACTGGGAAGGTCATCATTTAATGAATGAGATCGCCCAGGGGAAGAAAAACGCGAAAGACTGGGATGATTATATGAAAAAGGTCGACACTACTTTTCAGAAAGATGACTTTTTAATGAACTTTATAACCAATCATGATGAAAATTCCTGGGCTGGAACGGTTAGAGAACGAATGGGAGATGCTTCAGAAGCTATGTTGGCAATGAGCTATACCATTCCGGGAATGCCTTTGATCTATAGCGGACAGGAATATGATATGGATAAGAGATTACTATTTTTCGAAAAAGACACGATTCCGAAGAAAAAAGGGAAAGTATATCCACTTCTTGAAAAACTGGGAGCATTAAAGAATACGCATACGGCTTTAAATGGCGGAAAAAATAAAGCGTCTTACACTGCTGTGAAAAATTCTGCTGAAGAGAAGGTTCTTTTATTTAAAAGGGAAAAAGACGGAGAAAGTCTCTATTATGTAGCAAATATGACCGATAAACCTGTTGCGTTTACTGCTGAAATGCAAGGTGATTTTATGGATTATATGAAGGACTCTGAACTATCAATTTCAAAAGATCAGAAAATGCAATTTGAGCCCTGGCAGTACAAAATTTTGATAAATAAGTAA
- the pgmB gene encoding beta-phosphoglucomutase: MTQHRMNNHKAFIFDLDGVIVDTAKFHFLAWRKLANDLGFDFTEEQNEQLKGVSRVESLKKILKWGDRQLSEEEFNRQMALKNENYLSYVEEMDQKEILPGVEKVLNYLIEHNIPFALGSASKNARTILKKIDLYDKFDAIVDGTDVSKAKPDPEVFLIAAEKLNTEPQNCVVFEDSVAGVQAANNGEMTSIGIGNKKVLDEADYIFADFREIEIEFIEKLLRNEK; this comes from the coding sequence ATGACCCAGCATAGAATGAATAATCATAAAGCATTCATATTCGATCTGGATGGAGTGATCGTAGATACGGCTAAATTTCATTTTCTAGCCTGGAGAAAACTTGCTAATGATCTTGGTTTTGATTTTACCGAAGAACAAAATGAACAGTTAAAAGGTGTTAGCCGGGTAGAATCCTTAAAAAAGATCCTCAAGTGGGGAGATAGGCAACTTTCCGAAGAAGAATTTAATAGACAAATGGCGCTTAAGAATGAAAATTATCTGTCTTATGTAGAAGAGATGGATCAGAAAGAAATTCTTCCGGGAGTCGAAAAAGTATTGAATTATTTAATAGAACATAATATTCCCTTTGCACTTGGTTCGGCCAGTAAAAATGCCAGAACCATTCTGAAGAAAATTGATCTGTACGACAAATTTGACGCTATTGTGGATGGTACAGATGTAAGTAAAGCCAAGCCAGATCCTGAAGTCTTCCTGATCGCCGCGGAAAAATTAAATACAGAACCTCAGAATTGTGTGGTGTTTGAAGATTCGGTGGCCGGAGTACAGGCAGCCAATAATGGGGAAATGACCAGTATTGGAATTGGTAATAAGAAAGTACTGGATGAAGCAGATTATATTTTTGCTGATTTTAGGGAGATTGAAATAGAGTTTATTGAAAAATTATTGAGAAACGAGAAGTAA
- a CDS encoding glycoside hydrolase family 65 protein has protein sequence MNQDYIKPDAWSIIEEEFDQGRVKSSESLFSIGNGAMGQRANFEEQYSGPSFQGSYIGGVYYPDKTKVGWWKNGYPEYFAKVLNAPNWIGINVFVNEEALDLSTCEKVTNFRRELNMKEGFLARSFEATLPNGVEIEVKALRFLSIVDDELGSIKFEVKPLNADVTVRFDPYLDGSITNTDANWEERFWETLEVKSEQERGFIVSKTLKTEFHVGTFMQSEILLNGNKEKLTPEVKTDEDRLSFSYSVAAKKGETAAIIKYAGYVTDMNHKKADLISASGGVLEKALDKGFDQLKKEQKEAWAAIWEMADITISGDVKAQQGIRFNIFQLNQTYLGKDERLNIGPKGFTGEKYGGSTYWDTEAYCIPFYMATKDQNVARKLLTYRHHHLEKAKENASKLGFTNGAALYPMVTMNGEESHNEWEITFEEIHRNGAMVFAIYNYVRYTGDFSYIPEKGLEVMIAIARFWHQRANFSKNNNKYVILGVTGPNEYENNVHNNWYTNYIAKWCIEYCLQMIDKVKDGHEDDYHRVMGLTSLNEGELSKWKEVAEEMYFPYSEEYGVYLQQDGFLDKEIIPVAEMDKKQRPINQKWSWDRILRSCYIKQADVLQGFYFFEDHFSKEDLEKHFDFYEPLTVHESSLSPCVHSIQAAGLGRMEQAYEFYVRTSRLDLDDYNKEVEEGCHITSMAGTWMSIVEGFGGMRVENDQLSFKPQIPEQWKAYSFKVNFRDRILKVDVTSGKTEFTLEGEDSLEILVNGKLVEVLPNIPVSA, from the coding sequence ATGAATCAAGATTATATAAAACCTGATGCGTGGTCTATTATAGAAGAAGAGTTTGACCAGGGGAGAGTAAAATCTTCAGAAAGTCTATTCAGTATCGGGAATGGAGCCATGGGCCAGAGGGCCAATTTTGAAGAACAATATTCCGGTCCCAGTTTTCAGGGAAGCTATATAGGCGGAGTTTATTATCCGGATAAAACTAAAGTGGGCTGGTGGAAAAATGGTTATCCTGAATATTTTGCAAAAGTATTGAACGCTCCAAACTGGATCGGGATCAATGTTTTTGTGAATGAAGAAGCTTTAGATCTTAGTACCTGTGAGAAAGTGACAAATTTCCGCAGGGAATTGAATATGAAAGAAGGTTTTCTTGCCAGAAGTTTTGAAGCAACCTTGCCTAACGGAGTGGAAATTGAAGTGAAAGCCCTTCGTTTTCTTTCTATCGTGGATGATGAATTGGGTTCGATAAAGTTTGAAGTAAAACCTTTAAATGCAGATGTTACGGTCCGTTTTGATCCTTATCTGGACGGAAGTATTACCAATACGGATGCCAATTGGGAAGAACGTTTCTGGGAAACTCTGGAAGTGAAATCTGAACAGGAACGGGGATTTATAGTTTCAAAAACGCTAAAAACCGAGTTTCATGTAGGCACTTTTATGCAGTCCGAAATTCTTCTGAATGGAAATAAAGAGAAACTAACTCCTGAAGTGAAAACAGATGAAGACAGGCTTTCTTTCTCTTATTCGGTAGCCGCTAAAAAAGGTGAAACTGCTGCAATTATTAAGTATGCCGGATATGTAACCGATATGAACCATAAAAAAGCTGATCTTATTTCAGCTTCCGGAGGGGTTCTGGAAAAAGCTTTAGATAAAGGTTTTGATCAGCTTAAAAAGGAACAAAAAGAAGCCTGGGCTGCGATCTGGGAGATGGCAGATATCACCATTTCCGGAGATGTAAAAGCACAGCAGGGAATTCGTTTTAATATTTTTCAGTTGAATCAGACTTATTTAGGTAAAGATGAACGCCTGAATATTGGACCTAAAGGATTTACCGGGGAAAAGTATGGAGGAAGCACTTATTGGGATACCGAAGCTTACTGTATTCCTTTTTATATGGCGACCAAAGATCAAAATGTAGCCAGGAAATTGCTTACCTACAGGCATCATCATTTAGAGAAAGCAAAGGAAAATGCCAGTAAACTTGGATTTACTAATGGCGCCGCTTTATACCCGATGGTAACCATGAATGGCGAAGAAAGCCATAACGAGTGGGAGATCACTTTTGAGGAGATTCATCGTAACGGAGCCATGGTTTTTGCCATTTATAATTATGTGCGCTATACAGGTGACTTCAGTTATATTCCTGAAAAAGGATTGGAAGTGATGATCGCGATTGCCAGGTTCTGGCATCAAAGAGCAAATTTCAGCAAAAACAATAATAAATATGTGATTCTTGGGGTTACCGGACCTAATGAATATGAAAACAATGTTCATAATAACTGGTATACTAATTATATCGCAAAATGGTGTATCGAGTACTGTCTGCAAATGATAGATAAGGTAAAAGATGGCCATGAGGATGATTACCATCGCGTGATGGGACTCACTTCATTGAATGAAGGAGAATTGTCTAAATGGAAAGAAGTAGCTGAAGAAATGTATTTCCCCTATTCAGAAGAATATGGAGTGTACCTACAGCAGGACGGATTTTTGGATAAAGAGATCATTCCGGTTGCCGAAATGGATAAGAAACAACGACCTATCAACCAGAAATGGAGTTGGGACAGGATTTTGAGATCTTGTTATATCAAACAGGCTGATGTGCTGCAAGGTTTTTACTTTTTCGAAGATCATTTCAGCAAAGAAGATCTGGAGAAGCATTTTGATTTTTACGAGCCGCTTACGGTTCATGAATCTTCGCTTTCGCCCTGTGTTCACAGTATCCAGGCTGCAGGTTTAGGGAGAATGGAGCAGGCTTATGAATTTTATGTAAGAACTTCACGGCTGGATCTGGACGATTATAACAAGGAAGTAGAAGAGGGTTGTCATATCACCAGTATGGCCGGAACCTGGATGAGTATCGTAGAAGGTTTCGGCGGAATGCGTGTGGAGAATGACCAACTGTCTTTTAAACCTCAAATTCCTGAACAATGGAAAGCTTACTCGTTCAAAGTGAATTTCCGCGATAGAATTTTAAAAGTTGATGTCACTTCAGGTAAAACTGAATTTACACTGGAAGGAGAGGATTCTCTGGAAATTTTGGTTAACGGGAAACTGGTGGAGGTTTTACCGAATATACCTGTAAGTGCTTAA